Proteins encoded together in one Microcaecilia unicolor chromosome 3, aMicUni1.1, whole genome shotgun sequence window:
- the LOC115464925 gene encoding nuclear factor 7, brain-like, with product MEEVQEELGSCSPGSLATDLRCFLCSFTFTEPVELSRCQHFYCRECISQYWQEKGLRCPECGTDCEGESLRINPLLCRLVEYLRCQGRVVETSGPACKEHGKRLERYCITDSELICLDCRDSRKHLYHEVLNNQDAAQEFKERLKESVKELEGKVQHQNSLKEQCEALQEKITKRSEELEAHVKHSFGKLRALLQEEEDALLQELQQEQEKLQRIMEKRIERLCHSLEVLKDGMQEVQKQLEEEDTHTFLQNLKETLARVNPAIEAVDKTPPVLSGEKYTGPIQFWIWKKMFQILDIAPKNLKLDQNTASPFLVISDGVKVRCGDKKKAVADVPERFDPAACVLGSGGFDRGQHYWEVVVGPKVEWGLGVARESATRKGEIRLSPSNGFWALVREGGEYGAFTLPPTPLMFQKKPQRVGVLLDYEAGRVSFYDPERRTHLYTFHAADFGEKVYPFFFTGVKEGKGDPLRIVHPQF from the exons ATGGAGGAGGTTCAGGAGGAACTGGGCTCCTGCTCTCCAGGGTCTCTGGCCACAGATCTTCGGTGCTTCCTCTGTTCCTTCACCTTCACAGAGCCTGTGGAGCTGTCCCGATGTCAGCACTTCTACTGCAG GGAATGCATTTCACAGTACTGGCAGGAGAAAGGTCTGCGCTGTCCGGAGTGTGGGACAGATTGCGAGGGCGAATCCTTGCGGATTAATCCTCTCCTGTGCAGACTTGTGGAGTACCTGAGGTGTCAGGGACGGGTTGTGGAGACTTCAGGACCTGCTTGTAAGGAGCACGGGAAGAGGCTGGAGCGCTACTGCATCACGGACTCCGAGCTGATCTGCCTGGACTGCCGAGACTCCAGGAAGCACCTGTACCACGAGGTGCTGAACAATCAGGACGCAGCGCAGGAGTTTAAG GAGCGGCTGAAGGAGTCCGTGAAGGAGCTGGAAGGGAAGGTGCAGCATCAGAACTCCCTGAAGGAGCAGTGCGAGGCCTTGCAGGAGAAGATCACT aagaggtctgaGGAGCTGGAGGCTCATGTGAAGCATTCCTTTGGGAAGCTTcgtgccctcctgcaggaggaggaAGATGCTCTGCTGCAGGAACTGCAACAGGAACAGGAAAAGCTTCAGCGCATCATGGAGAAACGCATCGAGCGGCTCTGCCACAGCCTCGAGGTCTTGAAGGATGGCATGCAGGAGGTGCAGAAACAGCTGGAGGAGGAAGACACCCACACCTTCCTGCAG AATCTGAAAGAAACTCTAGCCAG AGTCAATCCAGCGATAGAGGCTGTGGACAAGACGCCGCCAGTTCTGAGCGGGGAAAAGTACACCGGCCCCATCCAGTTCTGGATCTGGAAAAAGATGTTTCAGATCCTTGACATAG CTCCCAAGAACTTGAAACTGGACCAAAATACAGCCAGCCCCTTCCTGGTGATCTCGGATGGCGTGAAAGTCCGCTGTGGAGACAAGAAGAAGGCCGTGGCTGATGTGCCAGAACGCTTCGACCCTGCAGCCTGTGTGCTAGGGTCTGGGGGCTTCGATCGGGGGCAGCATTACTGGGAGGTGGTCGTGGGGCCGAAGGTGGAGTGGGGGCTCGGGGTAGCGCGGGAGTCTGCCACACGGAAAGGGGAGATACGGCTGAGCCCCAGCAATGGCTTCTGGGCTCTGGTTCGGGAGGGAGGAGAGTACGGCGCCTTCACGTTACCACCTACGCCATTAATGTTTCAGAAGAAGCCACAGCGGGTTGGAGTGCTGCTGGACTACGAGGCGGGACGGGTCTCTTTCTATGACCCAGAGCGGCGAACCCATCTCTACACCTTTCATGCTGCCGACTTTGGGGAGAAGGTGTACCCTTTCTTTTTCACAGGTgtgaaggaggggaagggggacccCCTGCGCATTGTTCATCCCCAGTTCTAG